One window of Candidatus Hydrothermales bacterium genomic DNA carries:
- a CDS encoding PD-(D/E)XK nuclease family protein, which translates to MSFEVKVYLYKSPNNLLERVCEEILSFGKDFSRVAVIFPNKRPAYYLRKILYEKLKASFILPSIFSFEEFAFKILSEKEHVTFINSLDATYILKKILDKKGVRVFGDTFREFFAWGLKILKAINELIMNDVDFSKLKILKDYTEIKDEMKGFFDVLDGVKDEYYEELYKRRKIDKALLFKRLKEINFELPYEKIIFAGFYALLPLEEHFILKILKSYPSKIFFLITRESEAIYDFVRRNNLLSVTVESEPKENNFYFIRVKDFYSQSIFIREKLKEIGDLGEKSEIGIIVPNPSRLDVILGEICTDLKTEFNVTMGYPFKLTPFFSFLKNYFEAKLSVKEDRIYYNSLLNLLYHPFLISFFHEDVQNLEEKLKDLNREKGKIFFSYYDIFDSRLSKPFLSIIRKLFTKIHTLREFIEEFSEIISLLFSKVESDENVLSRIILGETYALIDSLRELEIVDERLGMDSIKEIVLFYLEDYEIPLTGDPLKGIQILGVLEARLIPFKHVFFLDLIEGIYPKSYKYDPLLPESLRKILGLPSYKEYESIYSYYFYQITENTPYVYLIFYSSEGDEDFTESRFLQRLLWEKEKKEKRVLYDEIPTFTYSILLKKEKRKIVEKCEKIMELLYKKAEEGFSVTEIDEYINCPFRFYELSVIGNREPEDIKEDIESKAFGVFLHELVESFYRENFLSEKIEWNSRLKKLFLEFFSQKFDERFGKEREILWLRKSYLKFKAEKFIDKIAIKDSGILEFLELRVDFEKELRNFKVKIKGVIDRVDKVKDFYRIIDYKISKSYFGRPRTIKSLTRREIRENLRSMQVPLYALMISKALGLDVREGAYYIFATGDVIDFKIEQKENETGVLSIYKIDEILGSILNEIYDESIPFEPDSKSFLCRSCPYKAICGEY; encoded by the coding sequence ATGAGTTTTGAAGTTAAAGTTTACTTATATAAGTCTCCTAATAACCTTTTAGAAAGGGTATGCGAAGAGATATTAAGTTTTGGTAAGGATTTTTCAAGAGTAGCAGTTATATTTCCGAACAAAAGACCCGCCTATTATTTAAGAAAAATACTCTATGAAAAATTAAAAGCCTCTTTTATTTTACCTTCTATATTTTCTTTTGAGGAGTTTGCTTTTAAGATACTAAGTGAGAAAGAACATGTTACTTTCATTAACAGTTTAGACGCCACTTATATTTTAAAGAAAATCTTAGATAAGAAAGGAGTAAGAGTATTTGGAGATACTTTTAGGGAATTTTTTGCCTGGGGTTTAAAGATTTTAAAAGCTATTAATGAGCTTATTATGAACGATGTTGATTTTAGTAAATTGAAGATTCTAAAGGATTATACGGAAATTAAGGATGAAATGAAAGGTTTTTTTGATGTTTTAGATGGAGTCAAGGATGAGTATTACGAGGAATTATATAAAAGAAGAAAAATTGACAAAGCGCTCTTATTTAAAAGACTTAAAGAAATTAATTTTGAATTGCCTTATGAAAAGATAATATTTGCAGGTTTTTATGCGCTTTTACCACTTGAGGAGCACTTTATTTTAAAAATTCTGAAAAGCTATCCTTCCAAGATTTTCTTTTTGATTACAAGAGAAAGTGAAGCTATTTATGATTTTGTTAGAAGAAATAACTTATTAAGTGTGACTGTTGAATCTGAACCTAAAGAAAATAACTTTTATTTTATAAGGGTGAAGGATTTTTATTCCCAATCAATTTTTATAAGAGAGAAGTTAAAGGAAATAGGGGATTTAGGGGAAAAGTCGGAAATAGGAATAATAGTACCTAATCCTTCAAGACTTGACGTGATTCTGGGCGAAATATGTACTGACTTAAAAACTGAATTTAATGTTACTATGGGTTATCCCTTTAAACTTACTCCCTTTTTTTCATTCCTAAAAAATTACTTTGAAGCAAAACTTAGTGTTAAAGAAGATAGAATTTATTATAATTCTTTGCTTAACTTACTTTATCACCCCTTTTTAATATCTTTTTTCCACGAGGATGTTCAAAATTTAGAGGAAAAACTAAAAGATTTAAATAGAGAAAAGGGCAAAATCTTCTTTTCGTATTATGATATTTTTGACAGTAGGTTATCAAAGCCCTTTTTATCAATTATCCGTAAATTATTTACAAAAATACACACTTTAAGAGAATTTATTGAGGAGTTTAGCGAAATAATTTCCCTGCTTTTTAGTAAGGTGGAATCTGATGAAAATGTTCTTTCTAGGATAATTTTAGGTGAGACCTATGCCTTAATAGATAGTTTGAGAGAATTAGAAATAGTTGATGAGAGGTTGGGAATGGATAGTATAAAAGAGATTGTTTTGTTTTATTTAGAGGACTATGAGATACCGTTAACTGGTGATCCACTAAAAGGAATTCAGATACTTGGTGTTCTTGAGGCTCGTCTTATTCCCTTTAAACATGTTTTCTTTCTTGATCTCATTGAAGGTATATATCCAAAAAGTTATAAGTATGATCCTTTGTTACCAGAGAGTCTGCGAAAAATTTTGGGTCTTCCTTCCTATAAAGAGTATGAGTCTATTTATAGTTATTATTTTTATCAGATTACAGAGAATACTCCATATGTTTATCTTATTTTTTATAGTTCTGAGGGTGATGAAGACTTTACAGAGTCAAGATTTTTGCAAAGGCTTCTTTGGGAAAAAGAGAAAAAGGAAAAAAGAGTTTTATATGACGAGATCCCTACTTTTACTTACAGTATACTTTTAAAAAAGGAGAAAAGAAAGATAGTTGAAAAGTGTGAAAAGATTATGGAGTTGCTTTATAAAAAGGCAGAGGAGGGTTTTAGTGTGACAGAGATAGATGAGTATATAAATTGTCCCTTTAGGTTTTATGAGCTTTCGGTTATAGGAAACAGGGAGCCTGAGGATATAAAAGAGGATATAGAAAGTAAAGCGTTTGGAGTCTTCCTTCATGAGTTAGTTGAAAGTTTTTATAGGGAAAATTTTTTGAGTGAAAAAATTGAGTGGAATAGTAGGTTAAAAAAACTTTTTTTAGAATTTTTTTCACAAAAGTTTGATGAGAGGTTTGGTAAAGAAAGAGAGATCTTGTGGTTAAGAAAAAGTTATCTTAAGTTTAAGGCTGAAAAGTTTATTGATAAAATTGCTATTAAAGATAGTGGGATTCTGGAGTTTCTTGAGTTAAGAGTTGATTTTGAAAAGGAGTTAAGGAATTTTAAAGTTAAAATAAAGGGAGTTATTGATAGGGTGGATAAGGTTAAGGATTTTTATAGAATTATTGATTACAAGATTTCAAAGAGCTATTTTGGGAGGCCTAGGACAATAAAAAGTTTAACAAGAAGGGAAATAAGGGAAAATTTAAGAAGTATGCAGGTTCCTCTTTATGCTCTTATGATAAGCAAGGCACTTGGTCTTGATGTAAGGGAGGGAGCCTACTATATTTTTGCTACAGGAGATGTAATAGATTTTAAGATAGAGCAAAAAGAAAATGAAACGGGTGTTTTGAGTATTTATAAAATAGATGAGATTTTAGGGAGTATTTTAAATGAAATTTATGATGAGAGTATTCCTTTTGAACCTGATTCGAAGTCATTCCTTTGCAGGTCTTGTCCCTATAAGGCTATATGCGGCGAATACTAG
- a CDS encoding UvrD-helicase domain-containing protein, which translates to MKRFIRVEASAGGGKTRSIVDRYIELIKSGVKFNRILAITFTNNASEEMKRRILGCLKELAFSGDDFIFNVIDGEDGIIKNFSDFSVKTIDAFLYSLLKSSALDLSLPPEPEIEENMEKKAKEAIDEFLAKASLCDKLKDNITNFLKYLSESSESLDPYRGIEEHFRDFLENESVLLPNYDFNPKTHREFFSALKSQLETIKKRDNFIFLSDISNLLYEYVLKSEVPYLFFKLGEKFYHFLIDEFQDTSLIQWMNLKPLVENALSSCDSEGNKGTFFYVGDPKQSIYRWRGTRWELFEIVHSDFEGKIEENEFDFEYLDKNRRSGRVIVEFVNNLFDIDNLREYFKLLSEGKSNNYLRYFDEVVKVYRNVKQVYDESKPYKGYIEFKVIEETKIKAEEEILSYLEVILDDLLNKRNRDLGEVAILERLNLDCQRVVNYLLSKGYPVFTSYSIGVENLPLLKTIFYFLKILINEKDTHSFLNLLQTEYFTKIFHLNEEEVKRFILSDTKDLSNFCKIFPNFDHTYKYFKNLQKNYSLYYLLLEFDYFFNISKKFREDFFHLLSLLKVVTKEIENVSIYEFIRKFEKAEYNFSPSSKNAIKVLTLHKAKGLEFDVVISLFAPLTSFRERSKFVVNDKSLDKQEVYLKGEAKGDVKLHNDVFNIIQELNLLYVLLTRAREEIYLVLGKGPKKSYSYFIMNYLRKHFGNKDLYIFGEKRVCEKKDSSVYNLIRWERESPISVKDLYKNSFIKGEVESMVKKHDEVIRGEWIHLVLSNIKNLKEENFKEILKESFERAEIFWKSYRCYDEKLLEKMDYFETKLKKSFLREFFFIDSEVETELEVMDDNGEVFRFDRLILDDIPKVVEFKTGEELSESHFDQIKRYINIAQKIFGKKVKGYLVYLDREEVYEF; encoded by the coding sequence ATGAAAAGATTTATAAGAGTAGAGGCTTCTGCAGGAGGAGGAAAAACAAGAAGCATAGTTGATAGGTATATTGAACTTATAAAAAGTGGAGTGAAGTTTAACAGGATATTAGCTATAACTTTTACAAATAACGCAAGTGAGGAGATGAAAAGGAGAATTTTGGGATGTTTAAAAGAGCTAGCTTTTAGTGGTGATGATTTTATTTTTAATGTAATTGATGGTGAAGATGGGATTATAAAAAATTTTTCTGATTTTTCAGTAAAGACAATAGATGCCTTTTTGTACTCACTTTTAAAAAGTTCAGCTCTTGATCTTTCTTTACCCCCTGAACCTGAAATTGAAGAAAACATGGAGAAAAAGGCAAAGGAGGCAATAGATGAGTTTTTAGCTAAAGCCAGTTTATGCGATAAATTAAAAGACAATATCACGAATTTTTTGAAATACCTGTCAGAATCCTCAGAATCCTTAGATCCCTATAGAGGAATTGAAGAGCATTTTAGAGATTTTTTAGAAAATGAAAGTGTTTTGTTACCAAATTATGATTTTAATCCTAAGACTCACAGGGAATTTTTTTCTGCTTTAAAATCTCAACTGGAGACTATTAAGAAAAGAGATAACTTTATTTTTCTTTCTGATATTTCAAATCTCTTATACGAATATGTTTTAAAATCAGAGGTCCCATACTTATTTTTTAAACTTGGAGAAAAATTTTACCACTTTTTAATTGATGAATTTCAGGATACAAGTTTGATACAATGGATGAATTTAAAACCTCTTGTTGAAAATGCACTCTCTAGCTGCGACTCTGAGGGAAACAAGGGAACCTTTTTTTATGTTGGTGATCCAAAACAGTCAATATATAGATGGAGAGGTACAAGATGGGAACTCTTTGAAATTGTTCATAGTGATTTTGAAGGAAAAATAGAAGAAAATGAATTTGATTTTGAATATCTAGATAAAAATAGAAGAAGTGGTAGAGTAATCGTAGAATTTGTTAATAATCTTTTTGATATTGATAATCTGCGTGAGTATTTCAAATTATTATCAGAAGGTAAAAGTAATAATTATTTGAGATATTTTGATGAGGTAGTCAAAGTTTATAGGAACGTAAAGCAAGTTTATGATGAATCAAAGCCCTATAAGGGTTACATAGAGTTTAAGGTAATTGAGGAAACTAAAATTAAAGCAGAGGAAGAAATTTTGAGTTATCTTGAAGTAATTTTAGATGATCTTTTAAATAAAAGAAATCGAGATTTAGGTGAAGTTGCGATACTTGAAAGGCTGAATTTGGACTGTCAAAGAGTTGTAAATTACTTACTTTCAAAAGGTTATCCAGTATTTACGTCTTACAGTATAGGAGTTGAAAATTTACCTCTTTTAAAAACAATTTTTTACTTTTTAAAGATTTTAATAAATGAGAAGGATACACACAGTTTTCTGAATTTGCTGCAAACAGAATACTTTACAAAAATTTTTCATTTGAATGAGGAAGAAGTTAAAAGATTTATTCTTTCAGATACAAAGGACTTATCTAATTTCTGTAAAATTTTTCCAAATTTTGATCATACCTATAAATACTTTAAAAATCTACAAAAAAATTATTCTCTCTATTATTTACTCTTGGAATTTGATTATTTTTTTAATATATCAAAAAAATTCAGAGAAGATTTCTTTCATCTTCTATCTCTTTTGAAGGTAGTAACAAAAGAAATTGAAAATGTTTCTATTTATGAATTTATTAGAAAGTTCGAAAAAGCAGAGTATAATTTTTCACCATCTTCAAAAAACGCAATTAAAGTTTTGACCTTACATAAGGCAAAGGGGCTTGAATTTGATGTGGTTATTTCTCTTTTTGCACCACTTACAAGTTTTAGAGAAAGAAGTAAATTTGTAGTTAATGATAAATCCTTAGACAAACAGGAAGTTTATCTAAAGGGGGAAGCTAAGGGTGATGTAAAGTTACATAATGATGTTTTCAATATAATTCAGGAATTAAATCTACTTTATGTTCTTTTGACTAGAGCAAGGGAGGAAATTTACCTTGTTTTAGGAAAGGGACCCAAAAAATCTTACAGTTATTTTATCATGAATTACCTTAGAAAACATTTTGGAAATAAAGATCTTTATATTTTCGGTGAAAAGAGAGTTTGTGAGAAGAAAGATAGCTCAGTTTATAACCTAATTAGATGGGAAAGAGAGAGTCCCATTTCTGTTAAAGATTTATATAAAAATTCATTTATAAAGGGTGAAGTTGAGAGCATGGTAAAAAAGCATGATGAAGTTATAAGGGGAGAGTGGATTCACTTAGTTCTTTCAAATATAAAGAATTTAAAAGAAGAAAATTTTAAGGAAATTTTAAAAGAGAGTTTTGAAAGGGCGGAAATTTTCTGGAAAAGTTATAGATGTTATGATGAAAAATTGCTCGAAAAGATGGATTATTTTGAAACTAAGTTAAAAAAGTCTTTTTTAAGGGAGTTTTTTTTCATAGATAGTGAGGTTGAGACTGAGCTTGAGGTTATGGATGATAACGGGGAGGTTTTTCGGTTTGATCGACTTATTCTGGACGATATTCCAAAGGTAGTTGAGTTTAAAACAGGTGAAGAATTATCTGAATCTCACTTTGATCAAATAAAACGTTATATAAATATTGCACAAAAAATATTTGGTAAGAAAGTTAAGGGTTATCTTGTATATTTAGACAGAGAGGAGGTTTATGAGTTTTGA
- a CDS encoding glycosyltransferase family 9 protein, with translation MILVRIPNWVGDAVISRGFVKALKEKFNGEIFIIGKEHLKDIFYDYNFCGFKNYLDYFRILKVFKNRGFEKIFILPFSFSSAFFPFLAGISLRIGIDSDNRGTLLTHKVSGFYIKREHLLKSFLRLIGLEKNFYNFNPDFEKIEVNEKDDLVIIAPEASYGKTKEWPFFKDLAKFLLKEGFEVIIVGKRKNEDYPKGVIDLRGKTNLGDILRIVSESRYVFSNDSGVAHIASALGKKVFVFFGSTSPLWTRPLGKNVFIFYKRISCSPCFKRVCEFGTYECLKKIDLREVIKVFKILR, from the coding sequence TTGATATTAGTAAGAATTCCAAATTGGGTTGGTGATGCCGTAATTTCTAGAGGATTTGTTAAAGCTTTAAAGGAAAAATTTAATGGCGAAATTTTCATAATAGGTAAAGAGCACCTTAAGGATATTTTTTACGATTACAATTTTTGTGGATTTAAAAATTATTTGGATTATTTTAGGATTTTAAAAGTTTTCAAGAATAGAGGATTTGAAAAAATATTTATACTTCCCTTTTCCTTTTCCTCAGCTTTTTTCCCTTTTTTAGCGGGAATAAGCTTAAGAATAGGCATAGATAGTGATAATAGGGGAACTCTTTTGACACATAAAGTTTCAGGTTTTTATATTAAAAGAGAACATCTTTTAAAGAGTTTTCTAAGACTTATTGGTCTTGAAAAAAATTTTTATAATTTTAATCCTGATTTTGAAAAGATTGAGGTGAATGAAAAAGATGACTTAGTTATAATTGCTCCTGAGGCAAGTTATGGTAAAACTAAAGAATGGCCCTTTTTTAAAGATCTTGCTAAATTTCTTTTGAAAGAGGGATTTGAAGTTATTATCGTTGGCAAAAGAAAAAATGAGGATTATCCCAAAGGAGTTATTGATTTAAGAGGGAAAACAAATTTAGGTGATATTCTTAGGATTGTTTCTGAATCTAGATATGTCTTTAGTAACGATTCTGGTGTTGCTCATATTGCTTCAGCTTTAGGAAAAAAGGTTTTTGTTTTTTTTGGTTCAACATCACCACTTTGGACTAGACCGCTTGGCAAAAATGTATTTATTTTCTATAAAAGGATATCATGCTCCCCCTGCTTTAAAAGAGTATGTGAATTTGGAACCTATGAATGTTTAAAAAAAATAGATTTGAGAGAAGTTATTAAAGTTTTTAAAATTTTAAGATGA
- a CDS encoding HAMP domain-containing sensor histidine kinase codes for MDHEKEIPAIVLKKDDDIKQFAVEFRDKLADMSRLLKEKKILEEYRLSFLSKITHEIFSPLSIIKGYVNLLLKNENDFKKLDYLEKVLRAVSRLEVLVNKFVSATKGGIYQSSLEFKIFDLSELIFEIYEENLATAQEKEINFTVNIPTFPSTVIGDPEALRTAITNLVINALNFTGAGGRVSIEMERIDNRIKISVVDTGPGISREELPYIFKPYFQGKNARTKKTGMGLGLAIAKEIIEAHGSEIFVESELGKGSRFYFFLPLSL; via the coding sequence ATGGATCATGAAAAAGAAATTCCTGCTATTGTTTTGAAAAAGGATGATGATATCAAGCAGTTTGCAGTAGAGTTTAGGGATAAACTTGCTGATATGTCTAGGCTTTTAAAAGAGAAAAAAATCTTAGAAGAATATAGACTTTCTTTTCTTTCTAAGATAACTCATGAGATTTTTTCTCCTCTTTCAATAATTAAGGGTTATGTTAACTTGCTTTTGAAAAATGAAAATGATTTTAAAAAGCTTGATTATTTAGAAAAAGTTCTGAGAGCAGTTTCTCGTCTTGAGGTACTTGTAAATAAGTTTGTTTCTGCTACAAAAGGTGGAATTTACCAGTCTTCTCTTGAATTTAAGATTTTTGATCTAAGTGAGTTAATTTTTGAGATTTATGAAGAAAATCTGGCAACTGCACAGGAGAAAGAAATTAATTTTACCGTGAATATTCCAACTTTTCCAAGCACAGTGATTGGAGATCCAGAGGCGTTAAGGACAGCAATTACAAATCTTGTAATAAATGCTCTAAATTTCACTGGCGCTGGTGGAAGAGTCAGTATCGAAATGGAGAGAATAGATAATAGGATTAAAATTTCTGTGGTTGATACGGGTCCTGGAATAAGTAGGGAAGAATTACCATATATTTTTAAACCTTACTTTCAGGGTAAAAATGCGAGGACAAAAAAAACTGGTATGGGGTTAGGTTTAGCTATTGCAAAAGAAATCATAGAAGCTCACGGTTCTGAAATTTTTGTAGAGTCTGAACTTGGTAAGGGTTCTCGGTTTTATTTCTTTTTGCCCCTAAGTTTATAA